Below is a window of Streptomyces sp. ITFR-16 DNA.
CGGAGAAGACGGCGACCGTGCGCAGGCCGAGGCGGCGGGCGGTACGGATGACGCGTACGGCGATCTCGCCCCGGTTGGCGATCAGCAGCGTGTCGAAGGTCATCGGCCCGCTCCGGTGACGGCCGCCTCGACCTCGGTCGGGTCGAACCCGTTGCAGGGGTTGTTGATCTGGGGGCAGTTGGAGACCAGGACCAGCACATCGGTCTCGGCCCGCAGGGTGACGCTCAGTCCGGGCGCGGAGATGCCGTCGACGATGCCGAGGGTGCCGTCCGGCTCGACGGGCACGTTCATGTACCAGTTGATGTTGGACACCAGATCGCGTTTGCCCAGTCCGTGCCGGGCGCCCTCCGCCAGGAAGTTGTCCACGCAGGCGTGCTGCGACCAGGTGTGCTGGCCGTAGCGCAGGGTGTTGGACTCCTTGGAGCAGGCGCCGCCGACCGTGTCGTGGCGGCCGCAGGTGTCCTCGGTGACGGTCATCAGCGGGGTGTGCTCGTTCGACATCAGCACACTGCCGGTGGTGAGGAAGATGCCGCCGCCGGCCTGGA
It encodes the following:
- a CDS encoding urea amidolyase associated protein UAAP2, which codes for MTTTVIPARAAWSATVRAGEHLTLTDLHGNQAVDFLVYDAHDTAVRYSAPDTVQAGGGIFLTTGSVLMSNEHTPLMTVTEDTCGRHDTVGGACSKESNTLRYGQHTWSQHACVDNFLAEGARHGLGKRDLVSNINWYMNVPVEPDGTLGIVDGISAPGLSVTLRAETDVLVLVSNCPQINNPCNGFDPTEVEAAVTGAGR